DNA from Etheostoma spectabile isolate EspeVRDwgs_2016 chromosome 23, UIUC_Espe_1.0, whole genome shotgun sequence:
AGTAGAAGAATCACACCTAAATGGACTAAACCACTTGTATTTTCTTCAAAGCCCACCAAATCCAGGAAATCAAGGTCCCACATTTCAAGCCCCGCCAAGAAGAGTGGGAGTCAAAAAGCACCCCAAAAGACGTCCTCTAGTGCCAAATCCCCCAAGACAGAGGTGGACATTCTCAGCCCAGCAGCCATGGAGAACGTCTACTACATTTCTCACAATGCAGTGGATTGTCTGGTGTTCAGGGGCTTTGGGTGgcaaaattcaaataaaaagaaaaaaaagaagggaacaaaacggaagaagaaaaagtaaattATCATTTTTGCCAAACAAAAGTAAATTTCCCCTCTCTTcggttaaaatgtgtttaaatatgaaataaaaataaagtttttaataCCTTGCTGATGGCCCCATCTGGTggacacatttttcaaaatacagCAGTGGAACCAGTGCAAtgcagatgttttgtttttcttcaacaaATTCATACAAGAAAGGAACATTGTGCCAGGAAATCTTAATTGAAAAACATGAAGCAAAGACTTTAAAAATTATAAACGGCAACTTTATTGTAAGCTGAATGATTCAAAACTGTTTGCATGAATGTCAAAATTTGGCAATTATTGATACACTGGAAGCTTATAGAATACAACAGAGAAGAGAGCAATTGCATGCTCTATTAATATTCACTTTAGAGAACATTCTATGCACCTAATGTGAAGATAATAAAAACGGGTGTAGGTTAAAACACCCCAGTGCATCCTAAAAAAGGACAGCCAACAGTGCCGTGATACGTGACTTTTAAGTGATCCCATTAGTCAGTTGTAATGTTCTTTAAATCCAGTCTTTGCACAATTTATCTTATAAAAATAGGCTACGATGAGAACATGCCTATAAAACTAAGGAAAGAAACTAATACAGTTCCAGGCACTGTTGATATTCTCATACATATTTTACCATATCAGTCTGTTTATCAAATGTACACTCATTGTACCACAACACTGTAGAATAAATAGTTTCTTCAGAGGGCATCTGTTCTTGCTTGTGACATGGTCCCGCTTCGCTCACTCTGGGGGCTTCTTTTTGGCCTCCACGTCTTTCTTGAAGGCTTCGATTTTCTTGGCTAAGTTGGGAacctagagaaaaaaaaaaaacagtgctgTCAATACAATATGATGCACATAtacagttgccagtttattaggtacatcTGGCTCAAACTAATGCAGTCTATTGCAACAGTCCTGCTATAAATCCTTTACCTACATAAAAAGGTTATAATGGTGAGTTGTTGTTGCAACTGGCTTAGAGAGGTTTAAGACGTTTAAGACTTTAAGACGTATTTTGTTCTACTGAGAGGTGTTCCTAATAAGTCAGACAAGTGTAAACTGTATATGAATATAGCCTTATGATGGGTCATAAGGTGGAATCCTCAAACTCTCTAAAACAGTTTCAACTAAAACTTCATGAAGatatgcgggggggggggggggttcggcGAAGGGCGTGGTAGAGATGGGTCAGTATGATAAGCAGATAACTCGTTGAATTCCAATTAtgaatgtttgtaaaaaaaaaacttacctcATAGTTTTGAGCCAGATACATCCCCACAACATTTCCCAAGGTAAAGCCGGCCTGGAAGACAAACAACACACGTCATTTAAGGCCAGGATTACTGACTTACATCTCCTAAATTTCAGAGACTTTCAATTAACACCGTCAAGATTTTGAGAGCAAGTTTTGCtgaaatgttagctaacgttaggctaGTTTCGCATCTCTTAGCATCCTGGTAAACGTCGATGTCATGCATGATAACGTCGGTTTAACTCACCAGGAACTGTAGCATGGTGGAATAACGAATAGTTGGCAACAGCAGACGGACTTACTAACATAAAGTCAGGCAGTAGCTAAAGTAAAGGTTAGAGCAAGGAAATCAACCAATCTCACGAAGCTAGTCCGTCTTCAACAGTATGTATACGCATGCGCGAGAGAACGCGTTGTTTTCAGAGGACCGGTACTGTAGTCTTTTACTCTGCCTGAGCTGTCCTTGTTCCGAGCTGTTCCCCATTGGAGAACTACAACTCCCAACACCATACAAAGTCTCGTCAATGCAATGGGTGTTATTGCAATGGTGGTGTCGGTGGGACATTGAATGACTTTGGCTCCATCGAAAATATCTAGTTATATTATTAATTTGATCAGTAAACCGCGAGCATGGAGGCTCTTATCCCCGTAATAAACAAGCTCCAAGATGTATTCAACACAGTGGGAGCGGATATCATACACCTGCCGCAGATAGCAGTGGTGGGGACTCAGGTAAAATGCTTTGCCTGTGTGTGCACTTCTGTGATACAGCTGCTGTCATGCTAGCTAGATAACCGGGCTTTACCATATTGCACGCATAGTTACCGATAACATTATTAGAATAAACATCTAATATTAATACATATTCAGATACTAAAATGTGTTGAGGCTACACAGAGACCCAGGCATTTCTGCTAAAAGCCCACTTTTAGGTTGGACTGCTGCAAAATCTCATTTGCAAAGTCTGCAGTGAAGTCTATTTTGATCGTTTTCAGTGCTATTTTAAGAGCCTCATATACACACTAACCACTGTTAGCCAAAACCAGGCCATTGCTGGACCTGGTGTCGTGTTAAATCAGAAAGTAGATGTAGTCTTTGGTTCATCCCTCATCTAACTCACGTGTCTCCCTGTGTTTTGTGTCTCCAGAGCAGTGGGAAGAGCTCAGTGCTGGAAAGCCTGGTGGGCAGGGACCTGCTGCCCCGTGGGACTGGTATCGTAACCAGGCGACCTCTCATCCTCCAACTGGTCAATGTAGATCCTGGAGATGCAAGAAAAAATGATGACAGTGGTAAACACCGAAATCCTTTTAATCTCAGCAGTGTTTCACCCACTAATTAGTCCACTGTTTTCTTTGGATTTTGCCTCAATCATTGCATATGCTTTCTGTTTTCTTGCTATAAATCATCATACATTTCAAGTTCTTTATGCTAATAAACACACATGTAGGGAACAGATCTATTGTTTTCTGTGTGCAGCTTGACAGAAAGTCCTATAAATTGCTGGTGCTCAGTGTACAAGCACCAGGTTTAAATTTTCTGTCACTGTGTTTCTAATTATTTTCAGATGCTAAGGAGTGAAAAAGCACTGTGCCTTCACATAAAGGTGCATTGTACAGGTGTCTTCACATTCAATAACCTAGATTATCCTCTTATAGTTctgctccctcctcctcaaagCCACCACTGTAACTGTGGTCAGGTGTCAATCCTTATGTTAGCCTTGCATTTCTTAGCCTTGGTAGTTGTCTTTGAGGTTGTaacacctgtttttttttttcttcctttttttgagAATGCTATGCTATAACTGTAACCCACACTGTTTTTATTATGTGTCACAGGCAGGGAAGGTGACGAGTGGGGCAAgtttctgcacacaaaaaatCAGGTATTAACTTCAggatacaaaatatttaattgaTACGCTTGACCCTTGCTTGTcttcatgttatttattttgttctttttgcagATCTTCACAGATTTTGAAGAAATCAGGCaagaaattgaaaatgaaacagCACGAATATCAGGCAATAATAAGGTGAGACATGAATGGAAGATGGAGGGGTTTACATCTATACTGTTAAATCCAGAACTCAAAATGTTTGGGCACAGGCATTGCTGTTGATGGGAACCAAATCTATAATGCATATTATCCTCCAAAAACGTGTCTAGTAGTAAATTCAGTTTGCTTATAATCTCATTAAGATATGTTAAGTGAAGTTTCGTGACTAACACATAATATGTGTAgagaattaaaataatttagacGCAATGAGATGAAAGCATACGTAATCTTGCAttcccagaccctcctccactgGTGAGagcacacagcattccgggatgggagaaaaacatgctctggttaattggcatttctttaaaccaatcacaatcgtcttgggcggcgctaagagCCACACAGAAaacggcgcctctgcaaaatagcttcgggaaggaacttgttttggtggaacgtatacgttcaaaggttgttttagatgtgcaacagaaaactcagattagctggctgtctggatttaccccgcagagatctgtagagcagttaaccatagtcctcagaaatccaccggagtttaaaattccaacacaaagaaagcgggaGGTAACGTACATCGTACGAAATGAAAGAAATCTGGCGGAATTTTTGGCACCTAAATAATCCTGGAattggaacgtcgtggatatagactaaagCATACACTTGATTTATATATGAGCTAAGAAAACTATGTTTGACAGTACAGCTTATACACCATGTTTATCAAATTTGAGCCCACAGTGGAACATTTTA
Protein-coding regions in this window:
- the stmp1 gene encoding short transmembrane mitochondrial protein 1, producing the protein MLQFLAGFTLGNVVGMYLAQNYEVPNLAKKIEAFKKDVEAKKKPPE
- the smkr1 gene encoding small lysine-rich protein 1, which gives rise to MPTKSRKSRSHISSPAKKSGSQKAPQKTSSSAKSPKTEVDILSPAAMENVYYISHNAVDCLVFRGFGWQNSNKKKKKKGTKRKKKK